One window of Hujiaoplasma nucleasis genomic DNA carries:
- a CDS encoding heavy metal translocating P-type ATPase: MKEIKYSLSEISCASCADKIEQKIKKLNGVEEGYLNFVTKEIKVQVADSTDTARLFDTIKKIVKDEEGDVEVCELTPNVIYAIDGLDCANCAAKIEEKLNKTEGILGANVDFIAKKLTLQFKNSLDQKRIEEKVQKIIDKIEPGVTIAQSNVKNEDHVDEESSMTKDLIIFGIGILLFIGALLIAEGTVFHYVLLILSYFIVGGEVVLKAVNNIYRGKVFDENFLMTIATMGAFAIGEHPEAVAVMIFYQVGEFFQDVAVNRSRRSIKKLMSIRPDVATIKKGNTSVEMRVEDVQTGEIMIIKPGERIPLDGEVLSGDSTIDTKILTGESVPVNVTKGEMVLSGCININGLLTVKVTKLASESTVSKVLEMVENATSKKAPTENFITKFARVYTPIVTSLAVLIAVIPPLVIQGATFEEWIYRALIFLVISCPCALVVSIPLGFFGGIGAASRNGILVKGGNYLEALNNIEIAVFDKTGTLTEGTFTVTEINTANGATQEELLEKAAYVESFSNHPIAVSVVNKYNKEIDQSLITDVEEISGHGVKATYQNDIIAIGNARLMKREGVEFKESVSLGSIIYIAINGKYVGNIVVSDQIKKDSKAAIKMLKSLGIKKTVMLTGDKKLVADTVGQELDIDEIHSELLPEDKLNIVEKLLLQKSSRGKLFFVGDGINDTPVLARADIGIAMGGLGADAAIDVADVVIMNDEPSKIGTAVFVAKRTRKIVWQNIYFALGVKFLFLALGAIGIATMWEAVIADVGVSLLAVLNAMRVLKYNYKINN; this comes from the coding sequence ATGAAAGAGATTAAATATAGTTTATCAGAAATTAGCTGTGCGAGTTGTGCAGATAAGATTGAACAAAAGATAAAGAAGTTAAACGGAGTTGAGGAAGGTTATTTAAACTTTGTTACAAAAGAAATCAAGGTACAAGTTGCGGATTCAACTGATACTGCAAGACTATTTGACACGATTAAAAAAATTGTGAAAGATGAAGAGGGTGATGTCGAGGTATGTGAACTAACCCCAAATGTCATTTATGCAATAGATGGTTTAGACTGTGCAAATTGTGCGGCTAAGATTGAAGAAAAATTAAACAAAACCGAAGGAATTTTAGGTGCCAACGTTGATTTTATAGCAAAAAAACTGACACTTCAATTCAAAAATTCGCTAGATCAAAAACGTATAGAAGAAAAGGTTCAAAAAATTATTGATAAAATTGAACCAGGCGTAACGATAGCACAATCAAATGTGAAGAATGAAGATCACGTGGATGAAGAATCATCAATGACGAAAGATTTAATCATCTTCGGTATAGGTATCTTACTATTTATTGGAGCATTATTGATTGCTGAAGGAACGGTTTTTCATTATGTATTACTTATACTAAGTTATTTCATCGTCGGTGGAGAAGTTGTACTGAAGGCAGTCAATAACATATATCGAGGTAAGGTGTTCGATGAAAACTTCTTAATGACGATAGCAACTATGGGTGCATTTGCTATTGGAGAGCATCCTGAAGCAGTTGCAGTTATGATTTTTTATCAGGTCGGTGAATTTTTCCAAGACGTAGCAGTCAATCGATCCAGAAGATCCATAAAAAAATTGATGTCAATCAGACCTGATGTCGCAACGATTAAAAAAGGCAACACTTCTGTGGAAATGCGTGTTGAAGACGTTCAAACTGGAGAGATAATGATCATTAAACCAGGCGAAAGAATTCCGCTTGATGGTGAAGTGTTGTCAGGAGATTCCACAATTGACACAAAAATTCTAACAGGAGAATCTGTGCCTGTAAATGTTACAAAAGGTGAGATGGTACTCTCTGGTTGTATTAATATCAATGGTTTATTGACCGTTAAAGTTACCAAACTCGCAAGCGAATCAACTGTTTCTAAGGTACTTGAAATGGTTGAAAATGCAACCAGCAAAAAAGCACCAACCGAGAATTTTATCACTAAATTTGCACGAGTATATACTCCAATTGTCACTTCGTTGGCTGTTTTGATTGCGGTAATACCACCACTCGTTATACAAGGTGCAACTTTTGAGGAATGGATCTACAGAGCACTTATATTCTTAGTTATTTCGTGTCCATGTGCACTCGTTGTATCGATTCCGCTTGGTTTCTTTGGTGGTATTGGAGCTGCATCAAGAAATGGTATCTTAGTTAAAGGTGGAAACTACCTAGAAGCATTAAATAACATTGAGATTGCAGTTTTTGATAAGACTGGCACATTGACTGAGGGAACGTTTACAGTGACTGAAATCAATACAGCTAATGGTGCAACACAAGAAGAGTTGCTCGAAAAAGCAGCTTATGTGGAAAGTTTTTCTAATCATCCTATCGCTGTCTCAGTCGTCAATAAATACAATAAAGAAATAGATCAAAGTTTAATAACTGATGTTGAAGAAATATCTGGACACGGTGTAAAAGCAACTTATCAAAATGATATCATTGCAATCGGGAATGCTAGATTGATGAAAAGAGAAGGTGTTGAATTCAAGGAATCTGTTTCGTTGGGTTCAATTATATACATCGCTATCAATGGAAAATATGTTGGAAATATTGTTGTCTCAGATCAGATAAAGAAAGACTCAAAAGCAGCTATCAAAATGTTGAAATCATTAGGCATTAAAAAAACTGTCATGCTAACTGGTGATAAGAAATTAGTTGCTGATACAGTTGGACAAGAGTTAGATATCGATGAAATTCATAGCGAATTGTTGCCTGAAGATAAGCTCAATATTGTAGAGAAGTTATTACTCCAAAAATCGAGCAGAGGGAAGCTGTTCTTTGTAGGTGATGGTATCAACGATACACCAGTATTAGCGAGAGCTGATATTGGAATTGCTATGGGTGGACTCGGTGCCGATGCAGCCATCGATGTAGCTGATGTCGTGATTATGAATGATGAACCTTCTAAGATAGGTACTGCGGTCTTTGTGGCAAAGAGAACCAGAAAGATTGTTTGGCAAAATATATACTTCGCATTAGGAGTTAAATTCCTGTTTTTAGCCTTAGGAGCTATCGGAATTGCAACTATGTGGGAAGCCGTGATTGCTGATGTCGGAGTATCATTATTAGCAGTACTAAATGCAATGAGGGTACTCAAATATAACTATAAAATAAATAATTAA
- a CDS encoding UvrD-helicase domain-containing protein, translated as MSSKVIKFVAGGGKTTYSKKLMSKTKNGLYLAFTNSVVEEMSSNGFLSKTIDSLFASFIIPKFVDLIPIINSSSNIKYFDKESPNDIAKAASNISFTSNGEIYNKGKKIYEVSLNSTNGELHKLNYFKNSRSIKYIFDIDSTRLTHQQRGQISEFIIHNYPKELSYIMSKRFSFIIFDEAQDLSGYREKFCSLLYSSNVSLRILGDDYQNINNGGVWFEKLSPSKINNLTYRCSDVLCEWIRRELDIDIQGVSRDASVSLITLEKVLNYDDGKRVLLYKSRIKKLADTIDNWHGRTQTIQSAKGNTIDSDIVIIGDSLSKKNMYTAITRTTKSAYYTIKRIN; from the coding sequence ATGAGTTCAAAAGTAATTAAGTTTGTGGCTGGTGGCGGTAAAACAACATATTCAAAGAAACTTATGAGTAAAACAAAGAATGGATTATATCTCGCTTTTACAAATAGTGTTGTTGAAGAAATGAGTAGTAACGGATTTTTATCTAAAACTATAGATTCCCTATTTGCTAGTTTCATTATTCCTAAGTTTGTTGATTTAATACCAATTATTAACTCCTCATCAAATATTAAATATTTTGATAAAGAAAGCCCAAATGACATTGCAAAAGCTGCATCAAATATTTCATTTACATCAAATGGGGAAATTTATAATAAAGGCAAGAAAATATATGAAGTATCATTAAATTCTACTAATGGTGAACTTCACAAGCTAAATTATTTCAAAAACTCAAGGTCTATCAAATATATTTTTGATATAGATTCAACTAGACTAACGCACCAACAAAGAGGACAAATATCTGAATTTATTATTCATAATTACCCAAAAGAGTTGAGTTACATAATGTCAAAAAGATTTTCATTTATAATTTTTGATGAAGCACAAGATTTATCTGGATATAGGGAAAAATTTTGTAGCTTACTATACTCATCGAATGTCTCATTAAGAATTTTGGGCGATGACTATCAAAACATCAACAATGGTGGTGTGTGGTTTGAAAAACTATCTCCGTCAAAAATTAATAATCTCACTTATAGATGTTCTGATGTACTTTGTGAATGGATTAGACGAGAATTAGACATTGACATTCAAGGTGTATCTAGAGATGCTTCTGTTTCATTAATTACACTTGAAAAAGTTTTAAATTATGATGATGGGAAAAGGGTATTACTATATAAAAGTCGAATAAAAAAGTTGGCGGATACAATAGATAATTGGCATGGTAGAACCCAAACCATTCAAAGTGCAAAGGGGAATACAATTGATTCTGATATTGTGATCATAGGAGATTCGCTTAGTAAAAAAAACATGTATACAGCAATTACAAGGACAACTAAAAGTGCTTATTATACAATTAAGAGAATCAATTAA
- a CDS encoding nucleotidyl transferase AbiEii/AbiGii toxin family protein, producing the protein MTIIQQMINKYNPKTIEDKKNAIKEVIQEVVLAGLSKTDFFTHAAFYGGTALRIFYGMDRFSEDLDFTLIVANEAFDMSKYFKPISDVVNSLGLNFEVLKKEKTVNSNIDSAFIKGNIKETLITIYSSSSDSRLIIHNEKIIIKFEVDVNPPLYAHTEIKFRLLPFPYQVRVYDASSLFAGKIHAVIARSWKDRIKGRDLYDYVYYLSLETKVNLKHLEARLKQTKTIDENIKLTRDLLINILEKRFDQIDYDIAKSDARPFIKDQSTLDLWSREFFKSITEQIKLDLEDYND; encoded by the coding sequence ATGACAATTATTCAGCAGATGATCAATAAGTATAATCCGAAGACCATAGAAGATAAAAAGAACGCAATAAAAGAAGTTATACAAGAAGTGGTTTTGGCAGGCCTTTCAAAAACTGACTTTTTTACCCATGCAGCTTTTTATGGTGGAACTGCTTTAAGAATTTTTTACGGGATGGATCGATTTAGTGAGGATTTGGATTTTACCCTTATTGTAGCAAATGAAGCTTTTGATATGAGTAAATATTTTAAACCGATAAGTGATGTCGTAAACTCGCTTGGACTTAATTTTGAAGTTTTAAAAAAAGAAAAGACAGTGAACTCGAATATTGATTCGGCTTTCATCAAAGGTAATATAAAAGAAACCCTAATAACAATTTATTCAAGTTCATCGGATTCTAGACTTATCATCCATAATGAAAAGATTATCATTAAGTTTGAAGTAGATGTAAATCCACCGTTATACGCACATACAGAAATTAAGTTTCGATTATTACCATTCCCATACCAAGTTCGAGTTTATGATGCCTCATCGTTATTTGCTGGTAAAATTCATGCTGTGATTGCTAGAAGTTGGAAGGACCGCATAAAGGGTAGAGATTTATACGATTATGTCTATTATTTAAGTTTGGAGACAAAAGTGAATTTAAAACACTTAGAAGCTAGACTTAAACAAACTAAAACAATTGATGAAAACATCAAATTGACTAGAGATTTATTAATTAATATATTGGAAAAACGATTTGATCAGATTGATTATGATATTGCGAAATCCGATGCTAGACCATTTATAAAAGATCAGTCTACTTTAGACCTTTGGAGTCGCGAGTTTTTTAAATCCATTACAGAGCAAATTAAACTAGATTTGGAGGATTACAATGATTAA
- a CDS encoding ArsR/SmtB family transcription factor, with protein sequence MDQKDIIEFCECNVLHPEKIEIAHKNLLDNESISLLTLFFKTFSDPTRMKIILALKETELCVCDLSAVINVSQSAVSHQLKTLRENRLVKYRKEGNVVYYSLDDDHVHVLITQAMNHLKHK encoded by the coding sequence ATGGATCAAAAAGATATAATAGAGTTTTGTGAATGTAATGTTCTTCACCCTGAAAAAATAGAAATAGCCCATAAAAACTTACTAGATAATGAATCTATTTCACTGCTAACTTTGTTCTTCAAAACATTTAGCGATCCCACAAGAATGAAAATCATATTGGCATTAAAAGAAACCGAGTTGTGTGTATGCGATCTGTCTGCTGTGATCAATGTCAGTCAATCCGCTGTCTCACATCAATTGAAAACCTTAAGAGAGAATCGTTTGGTTAAATACCGAAAAGAGGGGAATGTTGTTTATTACTCGCTTGACGATGACCACGTCCACGTGTTAATAACTCAAGCAATGAATCATCTAAAACATAAGTAG
- a CDS encoding type IV toxin-antitoxin system AbiEi family antitoxin domain-containing protein, whose product MIVTTLNLKEKYKDYTDINGKIKRDIDNGFLFPLIRGIYETDESVPGFLLAAYIYGPSYLSFEYALSFHNIIPERVVVYTNATFNKRKSKSYQNKFGLYTYRDVPNAAFPFSVKAHEENGYAYFMASPEKALCDLLYTRKPVTSLKDLKMLLFEDLRINKDMFEQLNFDEILFLSDKYISNNMKLFRKYIESGYIK is encoded by the coding sequence ATGATTGTTACAACATTAAACTTAAAAGAAAAGTACAAGGATTATACGGATATTAATGGCAAAATCAAAAGAGATATTGATAATGGTTTCTTATTTCCTCTTATACGAGGCATTTATGAAACCGACGAATCAGTACCTGGATTTTTACTTGCGGCTTATATTTATGGACCATCCTATTTATCTTTCGAATATGCACTTTCATTTCATAATATCATTCCTGAAAGGGTAGTTGTTTATACGAATGCAACATTCAACAAACGAAAAAGTAAGTCCTATCAAAATAAGTTCGGACTTTATACTTATAGAGATGTTCCCAATGCTGCGTTTCCTTTCTCGGTAAAAGCTCATGAAGAAAACGGGTATGCTTACTTTATGGCAAGTCCAGAAAAAGCACTATGTGATTTATTATATACAAGAAAACCAGTGACAAGTTTGAAAGACTTAAAAATGTTACTTTTTGAGGATTTAAGAATAAATAAAGACATGTTTGAACAACTTAACTTTGATGAAATACTGTTTTTATCTGATAAATACATATCGAACAACATGAAGCTCTTTAGAAAATATATTGAAAGTGGGTATATCAAATGA
- the merA gene encoding mercury(II) reductase, producing the protein MKKYEAVIQGMTCDACEIHVEKALGSIEVKIIDVDYKTGVAQFVSTESISFKDVELALSKTPYYLKSVHEENHIAQDSTSNKKDFDLIIIGSGSAAFSAAIKAKEYGKTVAIIERDTIGGTCVNVGCVPSKTMIRAGYINQFSKSHNFQGLNISSNEVNFEQLIDQKNHLVDQLRQKKYINLLDVYQIELIKGHARFINSSQISVNNNVYTADKYLIATGSKPVIPNIKGLDQVNYLTSTTLLELKKTPKSIVIIGSGYIALELGQMLKNLGSKVTFLRRSHYLLKEYDSEISIKMEEILKTDGIELINDISYDKVEKNQDLIQIHFTKNNEKTYLESEALLVAAGRTPSTEDLNLDLAGVKLGDTNEILINDFGVTSNENIYAAGDVTGGPMFVYVAAYQGGVVMDNAFGNVKKKIDLRYVPSVIFTTPSIASVGYTEHEANRLGYSTVSRTIDLEMVPRALVNHDTRGLFKIVVDQATNKIIGVHILAEDAGEIIYSATLAIKFGLTIQDLKDTMVPYLTMSEGLKLAILSLEKDVSHLSCCAV; encoded by the coding sequence ATGAAAAAGTATGAAGCAGTTATTCAAGGTATGACATGTGATGCCTGTGAAATCCATGTAGAAAAAGCTTTAGGGTCTATAGAAGTTAAAATCATTGATGTTGATTATAAAACAGGAGTTGCTCAATTTGTCTCAACTGAAAGCATTTCTTTTAAAGATGTTGAATTGGCATTGAGTAAAACACCATATTATTTGAAATCTGTACATGAAGAGAATCATATAGCACAAGACAGCACATCCAATAAAAAAGATTTTGATTTAATTATTATTGGATCAGGCAGTGCTGCTTTTTCTGCAGCAATTAAGGCTAAAGAATATGGTAAGACGGTAGCAATTATAGAACGGGATACGATTGGAGGCACATGTGTAAACGTTGGATGTGTGCCATCAAAAACCATGATTCGTGCAGGTTATATAAATCAATTTTCAAAGAGCCACAATTTTCAAGGATTAAATATATCATCAAACGAGGTAAATTTTGAACAACTGATTGACCAAAAGAATCATTTAGTTGACCAGTTAAGACAAAAAAAATATATAAACTTACTAGATGTTTATCAAATTGAACTTATTAAAGGACACGCAAGATTTATCAATAGTAGTCAAATTTCAGTCAATAACAACGTTTATACTGCAGATAAATACTTGATTGCGACAGGTTCTAAGCCTGTGATTCCCAATATAAAGGGGTTAGATCAGGTTAATTATTTGACCAGTACTACATTACTAGAATTAAAAAAAACACCTAAAAGTATTGTTATTATCGGATCTGGATATATTGCACTAGAACTCGGGCAAATGTTAAAAAATTTGGGATCAAAAGTTACTTTTTTAAGAAGAAGTCATTATTTATTAAAAGAGTATGATTCAGAAATATCGATTAAAATGGAGGAAATACTAAAGACTGATGGTATTGAATTGATCAATGATATTTCTTATGACAAAGTTGAAAAGAACCAGGATTTGATTCAGATTCATTTCACAAAAAACAACGAGAAAACATATTTAGAAAGTGAAGCACTACTCGTTGCAGCCGGACGTACTCCTAGTACAGAAGATTTGAATCTTGATTTAGCTGGAGTTAAACTTGGTGATACAAACGAGATATTAATTAACGATTTCGGTGTAACTAGCAATGAAAATATTTATGCAGCTGGTGATGTCACTGGTGGTCCTATGTTTGTATACGTTGCAGCTTATCAAGGTGGAGTAGTTATGGATAACGCATTTGGTAATGTTAAAAAGAAGATAGATTTGAGATATGTGCCTAGTGTCATATTCACGACGCCCTCAATCGCATCTGTTGGCTACACTGAACATGAAGCAAACAGGCTAGGATACTCAACAGTTTCACGAACAATTGATTTAGAAATGGTGCCAAGAGCACTCGTCAATCATGACACTAGGGGTCTTTTCAAAATTGTTGTTGATCAAGCAACTAACAAAATTATAGGTGTACATATTTTGGCTGAGGATGCTGGTGAGATCATTTACTCAGCCACATTGGCCATCAAATTCGGATTAACGATTCAAGATTTAAAAGATACGATGGTTCCATATCTAACCATGTCAGAAGGACTTAAGTTAGCAATCCTCTCGCTTGAAAAAGATGTTTCTCATTTATCTTGTTGTGCAGTTTAA
- a CDS encoding S66 family peptidase, whose translation MIKPKQLKKGDKIAIVSLSSGILGEINVRHQVELGIKRLEELGLEPVFMPHALKGLDFVKNNPSKRADDLRLAFKDPIIKGIICAIGGDDTYKTIPYLMNEEFKSLVLSKPKVFIGFSDSTNNHLMLNKLGLVTYYGLNFLSDLCELQKEMIPYTLNSYKRLFINDEQFEIKSSPKWYFNRTNYDIDQLSVPLNTLDENKGHEFLNGSGVIDGVFWGGCLESIYDLYTSERYQDQRHIYDQYGLIPNKDFFNDKIIFLETSEEKPIPEKFQSMLYFLIEEGVISHARCLLVGKPYDEVYYQEYKEILLKISNDFALPIVYNLNFGHALPRTIIPYGIKGEVDFDKKSISVNERMFEW comes from the coding sequence ATGATTAAACCCAAACAACTTAAAAAGGGTGACAAAATCGCCATTGTTAGTTTATCATCAGGAATCTTAGGTGAAATTAACGTTAGACATCAGGTAGAACTTGGTATAAAAAGATTAGAGGAATTAGGTCTTGAACCTGTCTTTATGCCTCATGCGCTAAAAGGATTAGACTTTGTGAAAAACAATCCAAGTAAAAGAGCTGATGATTTAAGACTTGCATTTAAGGATCCGATAATTAAGGGTATCATTTGTGCCATTGGTGGAGATGATACTTACAAAACAATACCGTATCTTATGAATGAGGAGTTTAAAAGTCTGGTACTTTCAAAACCGAAAGTTTTTATAGGTTTTTCAGATTCAACCAATAATCACCTAATGCTAAATAAATTAGGATTAGTAACTTATTATGGGTTAAATTTCTTATCAGATCTTTGTGAACTACAAAAGGAAATGATTCCATACACACTGAACAGCTACAAGAGATTGTTTATAAACGATGAACAGTTTGAAATAAAATCTAGTCCAAAATGGTACTTTAATAGAACAAATTATGACATAGATCAACTATCTGTTCCACTGAACACTTTAGATGAAAACAAAGGGCATGAGTTCTTAAATGGATCGGGCGTCATTGATGGTGTTTTCTGGGGTGGATGTCTAGAAAGTATCTATGATTTGTACACAAGTGAGCGGTATCAAGATCAAAGACATATTTATGATCAGTATGGATTAATTCCTAACAAAGATTTCTTTAATGACAAAATCATATTCCTTGAAACAAGTGAAGAAAAGCCAATACCGGAAAAGTTTCAAAGTATGCTTTACTTCTTAATTGAAGAAGGTGTTATAAGTCATGCTAGGTGTTTATTGGTTGGTAAACCATACGATGAGGTCTATTATCAAGAATATAAAGAAATATTATTGAAGATATCAAATGATTTTGCTTTACCCATAGTATATAACTTAAATTTTGGACATGCACTGCCAAGAACCATTATTCCTTACGGGATTAAAGGGGAAGTTGATTTTGATAAGAAATCTATTTCAGTAAATGAAAGAATGTTTGAATGGTGA